Proteins encoded by one window of Seriola aureovittata isolate HTS-2021-v1 ecotype China chromosome 4, ASM2101889v1, whole genome shotgun sequence:
- the si:dkey-52l18.4 gene encoding uncharacterized protein si:dkey-52l18.4 produces the protein MHDSLLSVISCLCILLTGLHAEECSHGVLAKRDIFYVAEGGSQSLSCVVQHCGQNWTGNWMWKNSTHKTFNIIKDSDRHYLTNEELSANETRLVLNLLRVSHLDEGSYRCTVVWGQGNTDMGHLTYLNITAAVPSQRNSWHRVLVCAGALLCLPLIMGLARCLSSEDKSLPFSRSQFTHAAVYRQQPDPAPQPPPRCRLPQKRSTSSQKASPMSPQKTEVVYADISKDALRQPVATREPAQSTVYSFVKFS, from the exons ATGCATGACTCTCTCCTCAGTGTCATCAGCTGTCTCTGCATTCTGCTTACTG GTCTCCATGCTGAAGAATGCAGCCATGGTGTTCTGGCAAAACGGGACATATTTTATGTAGCAGAAGGGGGCAGTCAGTCTCTGTCCTGTGTGGTCCAGCACTGTGGACAGAACTGGACAGGGAACTGGATGTGGAAAAATTCAACACACAAAACGTTCAACATCATTAAAGACTCTGACAGGCACTATTTGACTAATGAGGAGCTCTCAGCAAATGAAACTCGCCTAGTTTTGAATCTGCTGAGAGTCAGCCATTTGGATGAAGGTTCCTATAGATGCACGGTTGTGTGGGGTCAAGGCAACACTGATATGGGACATCTGACGTACTTAAACATCACTGCAG CTGTCCCCTCTCAGAGGAATTCGTGGCACAGGGTGTTGGTCTGTGCCGGTGCTTTACTTTGTCTTCCCCTCATCATGGGATTAGCTCGATGCCTGAGCTCAGAGGACAAGTCTCTGCCATTTTCCAGGTCACAGTTCACACATGCAGCTGTATACAGACAACAACCAGATCCGGCTCCACAGCCTCCACCCCGATGCAGATTACCACAGAAACGTAGCACTTCCTCTCAAAAAG ctTCCCCCATGTCCCCGCAGAAGACTGAG GTGGTGTATGCAGACATATCCAAGGATGCACTGAGGCAACCTGTAGCCACCAGAGAACCTGCCCAGTCCACTGTGTACTCATTTGTCAAATTTTCCTGA